The following proteins come from a genomic window of Natronogracilivirga saccharolytica:
- a CDS encoding patatin-like phospholipase family protein translates to MLLTFFSADCLSAASHGPHHRQTGIHPAEETGTISISGSDRDSTDKDFVVGLALSGGGAAGLAHVGVIKVLEEAGIHIDVVTGTSMGAIVGGLYAIGYSTSQLEEEVYRTDWRGLFEERIERKHLPMEEKPYDGIFNLTFPFEGRKINLPTGLVSGNHIFNRLARLTWNYHDVVDFTSFPRPFLCIAADIETGEQVILDSGYLPNAIRASMSIPSIFDPVWIDDRYLVDGGIVNNLPVKEAFDLGADLVIAVNSSSDLRLAHDLRNLSDILTQTISVGIRSYMLEQEKLADFVIRPDLQKFSTLGFGDVKDIVMEGENAARARMDELKALADTIEHQRQERHLSDSVVKEIPPYEMTSTLNIRNISFEGLETVPEEHILSKLQIESNTTVHEETLSDGLMRLHGMQRFKSVNYRLEWSGDRDYADLVLMLEEQTSNAFQVGIFHNNTLGPSLLFTTTFRNLLHPASTARVTSRIGHEAKLGGEYFNYIGLEPRLAFQAAGGFREREIDVYDDDRRLANLRTDIFYAEGLIGPLYGSVFRAGFGYRLEHFNLTESVGVVDVPERWNTLHLLSGEIEFDNLDRSVLPRSGQNFRVRGDYSAEFLPGDHFGRISGKWTGHYRVISPLALIHTIRGGYTFGDNIPLHYRFYAGGYQDFPGFKKDSVTGNNILSAGIAGRYHLYSNFYATIGVHAGNTYDNLNFDVFDKSLLWGWTTALSWDTVLGPVEVALSGSRQNTVLLEFQIGLNFRDIP, encoded by the coding sequence ATGTTACTGACTTTTTTCTCAGCAGATTGCCTCTCAGCTGCCAGCCACGGACCGCACCACAGACAAACCGGGATTCACCCGGCGGAGGAGACCGGCACGATTTCAATATCCGGTTCTGATCGTGACTCCACTGACAAAGATTTTGTGGTGGGTCTGGCACTCAGCGGCGGCGGAGCTGCCGGACTGGCCCATGTAGGTGTGATCAAGGTACTCGAAGAGGCCGGCATTCACATTGATGTCGTAACGGGTACCAGCATGGGGGCCATCGTGGGAGGGCTGTACGCCATAGGTTACAGCACCTCGCAGTTGGAAGAGGAGGTGTACAGAACCGACTGGCGCGGCCTGTTCGAGGAACGGATAGAGCGCAAGCACCTTCCCATGGAAGAAAAGCCCTATGACGGAATTTTCAATTTGACATTCCCGTTTGAAGGCCGGAAGATCAATCTGCCAACCGGGCTGGTTTCCGGCAATCACATATTCAACCGGCTGGCCCGTCTGACCTGGAACTATCATGACGTTGTTGACTTTACATCATTTCCACGTCCGTTTCTGTGCATTGCCGCTGACATAGAAACAGGCGAGCAGGTCATACTGGACAGCGGATACCTGCCCAATGCCATCCGTGCAAGCATGTCGATCCCGTCCATTTTTGACCCTGTCTGGATCGACGACCGCTACCTGGTTGACGGAGGCATTGTAAACAATCTGCCGGTCAAAGAAGCCTTTGATCTTGGTGCTGATCTGGTAATTGCTGTTAATTCGAGCTCCGACCTCAGACTTGCCCATGATCTGCGAAACTTGTCTGATATTCTGACCCAGACCATTTCTGTCGGCATTCGGTCATACATGCTGGAGCAGGAAAAGCTGGCTGATTTCGTCATTCGCCCTGATCTGCAAAAATTCTCTACTCTTGGTTTCGGTGATGTCAAAGACATTGTCATGGAAGGCGAAAATGCCGCCCGGGCAAGAATGGATGAACTTAAAGCTCTTGCCGATACGATTGAACACCAGCGGCAGGAAAGGCACCTTTCCGATTCCGTAGTCAAAGAGATTCCGCCGTACGAAATGACATCCACACTGAACATCCGGAACATCTCTTTTGAGGGTCTGGAAACCGTTCCCGAAGAGCACATCCTCTCCAAGCTTCAGATTGAAAGCAATACTACTGTTCACGAAGAAACACTCAGCGATGGGCTGATGCGGCTGCACGGCATGCAGCGCTTTAAAAGTGTCAACTATCGTCTGGAATGGTCCGGCGACCGCGATTATGCTGACCTGGTGTTGATGTTGGAAGAGCAAACTTCAAATGCCTTCCAGGTCGGAATCTTCCACAACAACACGCTGGGTCCCTCTCTGCTGTTTACCACCACCTTCAGGAATCTGCTGCATCCCGCCTCAACGGCCCGCGTCACATCACGAATCGGACACGAAGCCAAACTGGGCGGAGAATATTTCAACTACATTGGCCTGGAACCGCGCCTGGCCTTTCAGGCAGCGGGCGGATTCCGCGAACGTGAAATTGATGTTTATGATGACGACCGAAGGCTGGCGAATTTGCGCACAGATATTTTCTATGCTGAAGGTCTGATCGGACCGCTTTACGGCTCTGTGTTCCGGGCCGGCTTCGGATATCGTCTTGAACATTTCAATCTCACTGAAAGTGTAGGAGTCGTTGATGTACCTGAAAGATGGAACACCTTGCATCTGCTTTCCGGAGAGATTGAATTTGACAACCTTGACCGATCAGTACTACCGAGAAGCGGTCAGAATTTCAGAGTCCGGGGAGACTACTCGGCCGAATTCCTTCCCGGAGATCATTTCGGCCGGATATCCGGGAAGTGGACCGGACACTACAGGGTCATATCCCCGCTGGCTCTGATCCATACCATCCGCGGCGGCTATACCTTCGGCGACAATATCCCGCTGCACTACCGGTTTTATGCCGGCGGATACCAGGATTTTCCCGGATTCAAAAAAGATTCGGTTACCGGAAACAACATTCTTTCCGCAGGAATCGCCGGCCGCTATCATCTTTACTCCAATTTTTATGCCACCATCGGTGTTCATGCCGGAAACACATATGATAATCTCAATTTTGACGTGTTCGACAAATCATTATTATGGGGCTGGACTACCGCGCTGAGCTGGGATACTGTTCTCGGCCCTGTTGAGGTGGCTCTTTCAGGCAGCAGGCAGAACACCGTATTGCTGGAGTTTCAGATCGGCCTGAATTTCCGGGATATCCCCTGA
- a CDS encoding AAA family ATPase, whose product MYSNLPQKIDRDIAAQLKSLGIGERRTQKHQFPCITISREFGCEGVPVAQSLVEKLSTEDYPWILFHRKLIQEISQKDALQSDLADIISDEKRNKLHQYIEQILSHKPINVQQYKKLGQTIRVLSTRGRSVILGAGAAILASDIPHALHIRLRAPMDFRVKRVSELLDITDSEAREKIRENDTERQEFIYEFTRKDLRDPHHYHLIIDNSKFDASMITELIYHALVLRNMLPEVK is encoded by the coding sequence ATGTATTCAAACCTGCCTCAAAAAATCGACAGGGATATTGCAGCTCAGCTGAAATCACTGGGAATCGGTGAGCGGAGAACTCAGAAACATCAGTTTCCCTGCATTACCATATCGAGAGAATTCGGCTGTGAAGGTGTTCCCGTTGCCCAAAGTCTGGTAGAAAAACTGAGTACGGAAGATTACCCCTGGATACTTTTCCACCGCAAACTGATCCAGGAAATCAGCCAGAAAGATGCGCTGCAGAGCGACCTGGCAGACATTATCAGCGATGAAAAACGCAACAAACTGCATCAGTACATTGAGCAGATTTTGTCGCACAAGCCCATCAACGTTCAGCAATACAAAAAACTGGGACAAACCATCAGAGTGCTGAGCACCAGAGGCCGGTCGGTAATTCTGGGTGCCGGTGCGGCAATACTCGCATCCGACATCCCCCACGCGTTGCACATCCGGCTCCGGGCGCCCATGGACTTCAGGGTAAAGCGTGTATCAGAGCTGCTTGATATTACCGATTCGGAAGCGCGTGAAAAAATCCGGGAAAACGATACGGAGCGGCAGGAGTTCATCTACGAGTTTACCCGAAAAGACCTCCGTGACCCCCACCACTATCACCTTATTATTGACAACAGCAAGTTTGATGCATCCATGATCACGGAATTGATATACCATGCTTTGGTGTTGCGTAATATGTTGCCCGAAGTGAAGTGA
- a CDS encoding anhydro-N-acetylmuramic acid kinase: protein MNPMLNKLREMAESKERRIIGLMSGTSMDGLDIALCRFRGSGAETTFELEHFESVEYPEDVREQLISFAVAESVNPELICIWHTKLAHIHAGYINSMMKKRGLGPADIDLIASHGQTVYHAPRHKHGMEDMPNATWQIVDGDHIAVLTGITTISDFRQRDTARGNEGAPLAAYGDYLLFSHPEKHRVLLNIGGISNFTWLPAGKGAFPPVSYDTGPGNTLIDAATRKHFSGMSYDVGGGLAARGTVHDELLSLLKAHPYFERPAPKTTGFEVFNLNWVEECIEDLGLELKAEDLLATLTRLTADTVAGEIRKAIPDNEKAEVCVSGGGAYNDTLMAMLARALDPVPVRNSEDLGVSPDAKEALFFAALANELVCGEDTRLHLGKISLPDV from the coding sequence ATGAATCCGATGCTGAACAAACTCCGGGAGATGGCCGAAAGCAAAGAGCGCAGAATCATAGGTCTGATGTCGGGTACTTCGATGGACGGACTGGATATTGCACTTTGCCGGTTTCGGGGCTCGGGAGCTGAAACCACATTTGAACTGGAACATTTTGAATCGGTCGAATATCCCGAAGATGTCAGGGAACAGCTTATCTCATTTGCCGTTGCAGAGTCGGTCAACCCGGAGCTGATATGCATCTGGCATACAAAACTGGCGCATATCCACGCCGGTTATATCAATAGCATGATGAAAAAACGGGGATTGGGTCCGGCCGACATCGATCTTATTGCCAGTCATGGACAGACTGTATATCATGCACCGAGGCACAAACACGGGATGGAGGACATGCCCAATGCCACATGGCAGATCGTTGACGGTGATCACATCGCCGTACTGACCGGAATTACGACCATCAGTGATTTCAGACAGCGGGACACCGCCCGGGGCAATGAAGGCGCACCGCTTGCTGCGTACGGGGACTATCTGCTCTTCAGTCATCCGGAAAAACATCGTGTGCTGCTGAATATCGGCGGAATTTCCAATTTTACCTGGCTTCCTGCAGGGAAAGGTGCGTTCCCGCCTGTCAGTTATGATACGGGTCCGGGAAATACACTGATCGACGCCGCCACAAGAAAGCATTTTTCCGGTATGAGTTATGATGTGGGCGGCGGACTTGCAGCCAGAGGAACTGTACACGATGAACTCTTGTCCCTGCTGAAAGCACATCCGTACTTTGAACGCCCGGCACCGAAAACAACCGGTTTCGAAGTGTTCAATCTGAACTGGGTTGAAGAGTGTATCGAAGATCTTGGTCTGGAGCTCAAAGCCGAAGATCTTCTGGCAACACTTACACGTCTCACAGCAGACACTGTTGCCGGTGAAATCAGGAAGGCCATTCCGGATAATGAAAAAGCCGAAGTGTGTGTCAGCGGCGGCGGTGCCTACAATGATACGCTTATGGCCATGCTTGCCCGGGCGCTGGATCCCGTGCCCGTCCGCAACAGCGAAGATCTGGGCGTCAGTCCGGATGCCAAGGAAGCACTTTTCTTTGCGGCACTTGCAAATGAACTGGTTTGCGGTGAGGATACCAGACTGCATCTCGGAAAAATTTCGCTGCCGGACGTATGA
- a CDS encoding 2-oxoacid:acceptor oxidoreductase subunit alpha, whose amino-acid sequence MSITEKQKKEVTIRFSGDSGDGIQLTGSQFSNTTALSGNDLSTFPDYPAEIRAPAGTVHGVSGFQIHFGSKPIHTPGDMCDVLVVMNAAALKANLKFLKPGGIIIANTDGFGKKDLSLAKYAPEETPIQDAKEAGYSVIEIDVTKMTRESLKDTGLTTKEIDRSKNMFVLGVVYWLYSRPTDSTIEFLKKKFANKPKIAEANIKALNDGFTYGIATEIFSERYTVEAAPIKPGTYRNITGNDSIVLGLAAVAKKSNLPLFLGSYPITPASEILHGLSRLKNYNVSTFQAEDEIAAITSAIGASFGGHLGVTTSSGPGVALKSEAIGLATMLELPLVIVNVQRAGPSTGLPTKTEQADLLQAFYGRAGECPVAIISASSPADCFDVTYEACRLAVEHMIPVMMLTDGYIANGAEPWKLPDTSKLKPVNVKQEKPADGGNGQESAPFLPYKRDENLVRPWAVAGTKGLAHRIGGLEKEHETGNISYDPDNHHMMTEFREKKRDNIAKFIPDQEIDEGTDSGKLLVVGWGSTYGSIKSAVTEALEDGHDVSYIHLRYLSPFPKNLKDILGRFDRILVPEINRGQLSKILRDQFLLPVEGYNRVRGVPFTVAELKTKIVEMCTG is encoded by the coding sequence ATGAGTATTACAGAAAAACAAAAAAAAGAAGTTACGATCCGGTTTTCAGGAGATTCCGGTGACGGAATCCAATTAACAGGATCACAGTTCAGCAACACAACGGCATTGTCCGGCAATGACCTGAGCACTTTTCCCGATTACCCCGCTGAAATACGGGCTCCGGCCGGTACGGTGCATGGCGTTTCCGGATTTCAGATCCATTTCGGAAGCAAGCCGATTCACACCCCCGGTGATATGTGTGATGTTCTGGTTGTGATGAATGCCGCTGCATTGAAAGCCAACCTGAAATTCCTCAAACCCGGCGGAATCATCATTGCAAATACCGATGGTTTCGGTAAAAAGGATCTCTCACTGGCAAAATATGCCCCCGAAGAAACACCCATTCAGGATGCCAAAGAAGCCGGTTACTCGGTGATTGAAATTGACGTCACAAAGATGACCCGAGAAAGCTTGAAAGATACCGGCCTGACCACCAAGGAAATTGACCGGAGCAAGAACATGTTTGTCCTTGGTGTGGTCTACTGGCTTTACAGCCGTCCCACAGATTCAACAATTGAGTTTCTAAAGAAGAAGTTTGCAAACAAGCCGAAGATTGCCGAAGCCAATATCAAAGCCCTTAATGACGGTTTTACCTATGGCATCGCCACTGAAATTTTCAGCGAACGCTATACTGTAGAAGCCGCACCAATTAAGCCCGGCACGTACCGGAATATCACCGGCAACGACTCCATCGTGCTGGGCCTGGCTGCAGTGGCAAAAAAATCCAATCTGCCACTGTTTCTCGGCTCCTACCCGATTACACCGGCATCTGAAATTCTGCACGGCCTGTCACGACTGAAGAATTACAATGTGAGTACGTTTCAGGCCGAGGATGAAATTGCCGCAATTACATCTGCCATCGGCGCTTCCTTCGGCGGACATCTTGGAGTTACTACCAGCTCGGGTCCCGGCGTGGCGCTGAAAAGTGAAGCCATCGGACTGGCGACCATGCTTGAGCTTCCGCTTGTGATCGTCAATGTGCAGCGGGCCGGCCCCTCAACCGGACTGCCGACTAAAACCGAACAGGCTGATCTGCTGCAGGCCTTTTACGGAAGAGCAGGCGAATGTCCTGTTGCAATAATTTCCGCATCTTCCCCGGCCGACTGTTTTGATGTCACCTATGAAGCGTGCCGTCTCGCCGTTGAGCACATGATTCCGGTTATGATGCTGACCGACGGATATATCGCCAACGGGGCCGAACCGTGGAAACTGCCGGACACATCCAAACTCAAGCCCGTCAATGTAAAACAGGAAAAGCCGGCTGATGGCGGCAACGGTCAGGAAAGCGCGCCGTTCCTTCCTTACAAAAGGGACGAAAACCTGGTGCGCCCATGGGCTGTAGCCGGCACGAAGGGACTTGCCCACCGGATCGGAGGTCTGGAAAAAGAACATGAAACCGGAAATATCTCCTACGATCCCGACAATCATCACATGATGACCGAGTTCCGGGAGAAAAAACGAGATAACATCGCAAAATTCATCCCGGATCAGGAAATCGATGAAGGCACCGACAGCGGCAAACTGCTCGTCGTGGGATGGGGTTCGACATACGGATCCATCAAATCGGCCGTAACGGAAGCACTTGAGGACGGGCACGATGTTTCCTACATCCATCTGAGGTATCTGAGTCCGTTTCCAAAGAACCTGAAAGATATCCTCGGACGTTTTGACCGGATTCTGGTGCCGGAAATCAACCGCGGACAGCTTTCCAAAATACTGAGGGATCAGTTCCTCTTGCCTGTTGAAGGTTACAACCGTGTACGCGGTGTTCCTTTCACGGTTGCCGAACTGAAGACAAAAATTGTGGAAATGTGTACCGGGTAA
- a CDS encoding SAM-dependent methyltransferase, which yields MTSDKHTGTDSDAGTLYLIPAPLGKDPVNRVLPEHVISVVHSLDAFFVERIRQANSYLRWLKHPVPDYKCRFYELNKHTPGEDLLEMLSVLKNGVNAGIISEAGCPAVADPGSELVRLAHESGIRVVPLTGPSSVLLALMASGLNGQSFTFHGYLPKPGRERTEKIRHLQTESARKNITQIFMETPFRNNQLLEELRTELDPDTLLSAGVNLTLPEEQIITRRISDWKSETIDIDNKPAIFLILAEKKGTSRPAFSGAQKQKKPAHKRKRVKK from the coding sequence ATGACTTCAGACAAGCATACCGGTACTGATTCTGATGCAGGCACATTGTACCTGATACCGGCACCTCTGGGAAAGGATCCGGTAAACAGGGTGCTTCCCGAGCATGTCATCTCTGTGGTACACTCTCTGGATGCATTCTTTGTCGAGCGAATCCGGCAGGCCAATTCTTATTTACGATGGCTGAAGCATCCTGTTCCCGATTATAAATGCCGGTTTTACGAACTGAACAAGCATACTCCCGGCGAGGATCTGCTTGAGATGTTGTCCGTATTGAAAAATGGAGTAAATGCCGGAATCATAAGCGAAGCGGGGTGTCCGGCAGTAGCGGACCCCGGAAGCGAACTGGTCCGGCTGGCCCATGAATCGGGCATACGTGTCGTGCCGCTAACGGGTCCGTCGTCTGTTCTGCTGGCCCTTATGGCATCCGGACTCAACGGGCAGTCTTTCACGTTTCACGGGTATCTTCCGAAGCCTGGCAGAGAGCGGACCGAAAAGATACGCCACCTGCAGACCGAATCAGCCCGGAAAAACATTACGCAGATTTTCATGGAAACCCCCTTCCGGAACAATCAGTTGCTGGAAGAGCTGAGAACCGAACTTGATCCGGATACGCTGCTGTCTGCGGGAGTTAACCTGACGCTGCCGGAAGAGCAGATCATCACACGGAGAATAAGCGACTGGAAATCAGAAACCATTGACATTGATAACAAGCCGGCGATTTTCCTCATTCTTGCAGAAAAAAAAGGCACAAGCCGGCCTGCTTTTTCCGGTGCTCAAAAACAAAAAAAACCCGCTCACAAGCGCAAGCGGGTTAAAAAATAA
- a CDS encoding universal stress protein, which translates to MKNPRILVPTDFSDLSKLAFSNASAIAGLFDGKVTPFHAYMQVNELDGFYYMGETSPEADLRTLEKTLYKKLEQVASELVEEPYRDEPVVKIGNAARAITETGKDFDLIVMSSHGRTGFSRLILGSVCEKVLRTSHTPVLVLEKESRLMPLERILLTTDFSDNSIYAFEPAAEFAEATGARIDLVHIVSYEQFDTLAQAQHDSKERKDRLARLSEKYLGDLEQQVRTEVIFSEKSVHEEISRLTKSRPYNLVVMSTIGRTGLDYMMLGSTASSVLRHVKTAVLSFNPIPNQ; encoded by the coding sequence ATGAAAAATCCACGTATTCTGGTCCCCACCGACTTTTCCGACCTGAGCAAACTTGCTTTTTCCAATGCATCGGCGATAGCCGGACTGTTTGACGGTAAAGTCACCCCTTTTCATGCCTACATGCAGGTCAACGAACTTGACGGATTTTACTATATGGGCGAGACCAGTCCGGAAGCGGACCTACGAACACTTGAAAAAACACTGTACAAAAAACTTGAGCAGGTCGCATCCGAACTTGTTGAGGAGCCTTACAGAGATGAACCGGTTGTAAAAATCGGAAATGCGGCACGTGCCATTACCGAGACCGGAAAAGATTTTGATCTCATCGTAATGAGCAGTCATGGAAGAACCGGATTCTCCAGGCTGATTCTGGGATCGGTTTGTGAAAAAGTACTCAGAACCTCGCACACCCCTGTTCTCGTGCTGGAAAAGGAAAGCCGGCTAATGCCGCTGGAGCGTATCCTTCTGACGACAGACTTCTCCGACAATTCCATATACGCATTTGAGCCGGCAGCCGAGTTTGCAGAAGCAACAGGAGCCCGCATCGATTTGGTGCATATTGTCAGTTATGAACAGTTTGATACTCTGGCACAGGCGCAGCATGACAGCAAGGAGCGCAAAGACAGGCTCGCCCGGTTATCGGAAAAATATCTTGGGGATCTTGAGCAGCAGGTTCGCACGGAAGTTATCTTTTCCGAGAAATCGGTTCACGAAGAAATATCGCGCCTGACGAAATCCCGGCCTTACAATCTTGTGGTCATGTCTACCATCGGCCGGACAGGCCTCGACTATATGATGCTGGGAAGTACCGCTTCGAGCGTACTTCGCCATGTAAAAACCGCCGTTCTCAGTTTCAATCCGATACCGAATCAATAA
- a CDS encoding ankyrin repeat domain-containing protein, with product MNEKELLDAAESGDLSTIRGQVDDGANVNTMDANKRTMLLKASKHGHIEIVKFLLENGADVNYRDNRGTTPVYWAASRGHKEIAELLIEHGAVVTYSDDRRWTAMDHAKANGDKEMVAVLEEALTTSKTA from the coding sequence ATGAATGAAAAAGAGCTTCTCGATGCCGCCGAGAGCGGTGACCTGTCAACCATTCGCGGGCAAGTTGACGATGGTGCAAATGTGAACACCATGGATGCAAACAAACGAACCATGCTGCTGAAGGCTTCAAAGCATGGTCATATCGAGATTGTCAAATTTTTACTGGAAAACGGAGCCGATGTGAATTACAGGGATAACCGCGGAACAACCCCTGTCTATTGGGCTGCCAGCCGGGGACACAAAGAAATCGCAGAACTGCTGATAGAGCACGGCGCTGTTGTTACGTATTCCGATGACAGGCGCTGGACCGCCATGGATCACGCCAAGGCCAACGGAGACAAAGAAATGGTTGCAGTACTGGAAGAGGCACTAACAACTAGTAAAACTGCCTGA
- a CDS encoding 23S rRNA (adenine(2503)-C(2))-methyltransferase RlmN, with translation MTSPEHLLHRRPVDINKISLTEWDDFLRHIGITAGSRSVIYKSVYFEGIRDIRDIPGLSGDEYHTLEESLIIPSSGSQGLLKSRDGSMRLTLKLHDGHLAETVIIPEWNNGTLDKVSASISSQIGCFFGCSFCATGKMGFHRNLSTLELLDQIRESEKIIRDEFGCGMTHLYFMGMGEPMHNYRSLSEALSITNDNAAPGPPAGRITVSTVGLFRQIRMLADDHPEVRLAVSIHSADQETRYQIMPVSARLGLAEIREALSYYNRKTGQTVTIQYLLMKDVNDRQQDAENLASYLRNIRAGITLIMYNDVSESGMTRTERERWNTFRNVLTGAGFDTDTRWCYGEDIEAGCGQLKVFSENDRVSMSMRHGSGLRSGKPEQHPSGKPE, from the coding sequence ATGACCTCCCCGGAGCATCTACTTCACAGGCGCCCTGTCGACATTAATAAAATATCCCTGACCGAATGGGACGATTTTCTGCGGCATATCGGCATTACGGCCGGCTCGCGTAGCGTCATATACAAATCTGTCTACTTTGAAGGGATCAGAGATATCCGTGACATACCCGGTCTCAGCGGCGATGAGTACCACACTCTTGAAGAATCCCTGATCATTCCCTCTTCCGGATCTCAGGGGCTGCTTAAAAGCCGGGACGGTTCCATGCGGCTTACACTCAAACTTCATGACGGCCATCTTGCCGAGACAGTTATCATTCCCGAATGGAATAACGGAACGCTGGATAAAGTATCTGCCAGCATCTCTTCACAGATCGGATGCTTTTTCGGATGTTCCTTTTGTGCTACCGGAAAGATGGGTTTTCACCGCAATCTTTCGACCCTGGAATTGCTGGATCAGATCAGGGAGTCTGAAAAGATTATCCGGGATGAGTTCGGGTGCGGCATGACTCATTTATATTTCATGGGAATGGGTGAGCCGATGCATAATTACCGCTCCCTTTCCGAGGCACTCTCCATTACAAACGACAACGCCGCACCGGGTCCCCCCGCCGGCCGGATCACCGTGTCGACAGTCGGATTATTCCGGCAGATTCGCATGCTTGCCGACGATCACCCCGAAGTCAGACTGGCCGTTTCCATTCACTCTGCAGATCAGGAGACCCGTTACCAGATCATGCCGGTGAGCGCACGTCTCGGCCTGGCGGAAATCCGCGAAGCGCTGTCCTACTACAACAGAAAAACCGGCCAGACTGTCACCATTCAGTACCTGCTCATGAAAGACGTAAATGACCGGCAGCAGGATGCTGAAAACCTGGCCTCCTATCTCCGCAATATCCGCGCCGGCATAACACTGATTATGTATAACGATGTATCCGAATCCGGTATGACCCGTACGGAGCGGGAAAGATGGAATACTTTCCGCAATGTGTTGACCGGGGCAGGTTTTGATACCGACACCCGCTGGTGCTATGGAGAAGACATTGAAGCGGGTTGTGGCCAGCTGAAAGTATTCAGTGAGAATGACCGTGTATCCATGTCCATGAGACACGGTTCCGGATTACGGTCCGGCAAACCGGAGCAGCACCCGTCCGGAAAACCGGAATAA
- a CDS encoding 2-oxoacid:ferredoxin oxidoreductase subunit beta, whose protein sequence is MSSQKTVNGTKGNGTELKGKDFASDQDVRWCPGCGDYTILKQVQNLMPKLDVEPENIVFIAGIGCSSRFPYYMNTYGIHGIHGRAPAIATGLKAARPELSVWVATGDGDGLSIGGNHIIHLLRRNLDINVLLFNNEIYGLTKGQYSPTSRQGHVTKSTPMGSLDAPFNPLALGLGANGTFLARTLDRDPKHLQAMLERSHEHHGTSLLEIYQNCIVFNDGAFSPYTDKAVRDNTTLYLEQDQPLVFGKNDAYGIRLDGLHPEIVELGNGQYSKDDLWIHDEKDYNKAWLLTTLFDDNTKEGGLPRPFGVFLAADRPTYEDLLSEQTKEVYDRKGEGDLDELLGGEETWVVK, encoded by the coding sequence ATGAGCAGTCAAAAAACAGTCAACGGAACCAAAGGAAACGGCACTGAACTGAAAGGCAAAGATTTCGCATCCGACCAGGATGTGCGGTGGTGCCCCGGTTGCGGAGATTACACCATCCTGAAACAGGTTCAGAACCTCATGCCGAAGCTGGACGTGGAACCTGAGAATATCGTTTTTATCGCAGGAATCGGATGCTCCTCCCGGTTCCCCTACTACATGAACACCTACGGCATTCACGGCATCCACGGGCGCGCGCCGGCCATTGCAACCGGCCTCAAGGCTGCCCGTCCCGAGCTGAGTGTCTGGGTTGCAACCGGCGATGGTGACGGCTTGTCCATAGGCGGCAATCACATTATTCATCTCCTGCGGCGTAATCTGGATATCAATGTGCTGCTTTTCAACAATGAAATTTACGGCCTCACAAAAGGGCAGTACTCCCCGACTTCGCGCCAGGGTCACGTGACCAAATCGACTCCGATGGGATCCCTCGATGCCCCGTTCAATCCGCTGGCACTGGGCCTGGGAGCCAACGGCACGTTTCTTGCGAGAACCCTGGACCGGGACCCCAAACATTTGCAGGCCATGCTGGAGCGAAGCCATGAGCACCATGGCACCTCCCTGCTGGAGATCTATCAGAACTGCATTGTATTCAATGACGGCGCTTTCAGTCCATACACCGACAAAGCCGTACGCGACAATACAACACTGTACCTTGAGCAGGATCAGCCTCTTGTATTCGGGAAAAATGATGCCTATGGTATCCGTCTTGACGGACTGCACCCCGAAATAGTCGAACTTGGCAACGGTCAGTATTCCAAAGATGATCTCTGGATTCACGATGAGAAGGATTACAACAAGGCATGGCTGCTGACAACCCTGTTTGATGACAACACCAAAGAAGGCGGACTCCCCAGACCGTTTGGTGTATTTCTTGCGGCAGACCGGCCGACCTATGAAGATCTTCTGAGCGAACAGACCAAAGAGGTTTACGACAGGAAAGGCGAAGGTGACCTGGATGAGCTGCTTGGCGGCGAAGAGACCTGGGTTGTGAAGTAG